A stretch of Paludisphaera borealis DNA encodes these proteins:
- the proB gene encoding glutamate 5-kinase, giving the protein MEGAPSSANPTRDLVRDEVVLSAQTWVVKVGTSVLAGHDGRLDLAKIDHLAEQISKVMDTGRKIALVSSGAVGAGIGRLGLKGRPDNLRQLQAAAAIGQSYLIRAYDDGLRKHGRHAAQLLLTHEDFDSRLRYLNMRNTLHALFEWNAVPIINENDTISVDEIKFGDNDRLAAMVANLIQAPLLVILSVVDGLYLTDPALPGPAEVVSRVPVIDDRVMNLACGGRSALGTGGMQSKLASARLVTHAGGSVIIASGTRPDPLTRLLAGDEVGTLFLAHGQNHKARKRWIGSTARPRGRFIVDDGARKALESGANSLLAIGVVEVEGDFEKGDVVAVRDASGQEFARGLTNYTAADARSIRGQHTLQARKTLGTSLYDEVIHRDNLVLIL; this is encoded by the coding sequence ATCGAAGGGGCACCCTCGAGCGCAAACCCGACTCGCGACCTGGTGCGCGACGAGGTGGTCCTGTCGGCCCAGACCTGGGTCGTCAAGGTGGGGACGAGCGTGCTGGCGGGCCATGACGGTCGGCTCGACCTGGCGAAGATCGACCATCTGGCCGAACAGATCAGCAAGGTGATGGACACCGGCCGCAAGATCGCCCTGGTCAGTTCGGGCGCCGTGGGGGCGGGGATCGGCCGGCTCGGGCTCAAGGGCCGGCCCGACAACCTCCGCCAATTGCAAGCCGCCGCCGCCATCGGCCAGTCGTACCTGATCCGCGCCTACGACGACGGGCTCCGCAAGCACGGCCGGCACGCGGCGCAGCTCCTGCTCACCCACGAAGATTTCGACAGCCGCCTCCGCTATCTCAATATGCGGAACACGTTGCACGCGTTGTTCGAATGGAACGCGGTGCCGATTATCAACGAAAACGACACGATCAGCGTCGACGAGATCAAGTTCGGCGACAACGACCGGCTCGCCGCGATGGTTGCCAACCTGATCCAGGCGCCGCTCCTGGTCATCCTCAGCGTGGTGGACGGCCTCTACCTGACAGACCCCGCCCTGCCGGGCCCGGCCGAGGTCGTCTCGCGCGTTCCCGTGATCGACGATCGCGTGATGAACCTGGCCTGCGGCGGCCGGAGCGCCCTGGGGACCGGCGGCATGCAGAGCAAGCTGGCCTCCGCCCGCCTTGTGACCCACGCCGGCGGCTCGGTGATCATCGCCTCGGGTACCCGACCCGACCCCTTGACCCGGCTGTTGGCCGGCGACGAGGTCGGCACCCTGTTCCTGGCCCATGGCCAGAACCACAAGGCGCGCAAGCGTTGGATCGGATCGACCGCGCGGCCGCGAGGACGGTTCATCGTCGACGACGGCGCCCGTAAAGCCCTGGAATCCGGCGCCAACAGCCTGCTGGCCATCGGCGTCGTCGAGGTCGAGGGGGACTTCGAGAAAGGCGACGTCGTCGCCGTCCGCGATGCGAGCGGTCAGGAGTTCGCCCGCGGCCTGACCAACTACACCGCCGCCGACGCCCGCTCGATTCGCGGCCAACACACCCTCCAGGCGCGGAAGACGCTCGGGACCTCCCTCTATGATGAGGTGATTCACCGCGACAACCTCGTCCTGATCCTCTGA
- a CDS encoding amidophosphoribosyltransferase produces the protein MGELHHECGVAAVFHAPGAPVSPLAPIAGDMNSVARLVPRMLLDMQNRGQLAAGMASYRSDRNALIKVHKELGTVAEAFRLNHKAEFENIMTGVDGPAAIGHVRYATCGGDDRYNAQPFERDHGRKTKWFAFAFNGQLANYKALKEELLAKGDYHLKRDTDTEIIMHALAYELQTEDSDPDWVGIFRRLSEWFDGAYNIVLLTANGELVVARDPLGFRPLCIAQNGPLFAAASESVPLANLGFRDIESLEPGTLAVASASGVRIERYAPSPRQAHCFFEWIYFANVASTLDDRSVYLSRAGLGKEMARLETVPLDEGTIVVPVPDTAKAAADAMAFALGVPSVEGLMRNRYVGRTFIEGTADRAAKARLKYTPLPEVLAGKRVLLVEDSIVRSTTMRALVHEIRDRGGAREIHLRVACPPIIAPCYYGIDMSKRDELFAAKYAEFDGERYVVSEEAQDRMAKELGADSLRYLPVDSIARSVSLSPERLCRACITGEYPTDTGTELYQIELAASLGVGPSKNRAYETVAGPA, from the coding sequence ATGGGTGAACTTCACCATGAGTGCGGCGTCGCGGCGGTCTTTCATGCACCTGGAGCGCCTGTTTCGCCGCTGGCACCAATAGCCGGTGACATGAACAGCGTCGCGAGGCTGGTGCCGCGGATGCTTCTGGACATGCAGAACCGGGGGCAGCTTGCGGCGGGGATGGCGAGCTACCGTTCCGACCGCAACGCGCTGATCAAGGTTCACAAGGAACTGGGGACGGTGGCCGAGGCGTTTCGGCTCAATCACAAGGCCGAATTCGAGAACATCATGACCGGGGTCGACGGGCCGGCGGCCATCGGCCACGTTCGGTACGCGACCTGCGGCGGCGACGACCGCTACAACGCCCAGCCGTTCGAGCGCGACCACGGCCGCAAGACCAAGTGGTTCGCCTTCGCCTTCAACGGCCAGCTCGCGAACTACAAGGCGCTGAAGGAAGAACTGCTCGCGAAGGGGGACTATCACCTCAAGCGCGACACCGACACCGAAATCATCATGCACGCTCTGGCCTACGAGCTGCAAACCGAAGACTCCGACCCCGACTGGGTGGGAATCTTCCGCCGCCTCTCCGAGTGGTTCGACGGCGCGTACAACATCGTGCTGTTGACGGCCAACGGCGAGCTGGTCGTCGCCCGCGATCCGCTCGGGTTCCGTCCGCTCTGCATCGCCCAGAACGGCCCCTTGTTCGCCGCGGCGAGCGAGAGCGTGCCGTTGGCGAACCTCGGTTTCCGCGACATCGAGTCGCTTGAGCCCGGCACGCTCGCCGTCGCCAGCGCGTCTGGCGTCCGGATCGAGCGCTACGCCCCCTCGCCCCGGCAGGCGCACTGCTTCTTCGAGTGGATCTACTTCGCGAACGTCGCCAGCACGCTCGACGACCGCTCGGTCTACCTCAGCCGGGCCGGACTCGGCAAGGAGATGGCGCGGCTCGAAACGGTGCCGCTCGACGAGGGGACGATCGTCGTACCCGTGCCCGACACCGCCAAGGCCGCGGCCGACGCCATGGCCTTCGCCCTCGGCGTGCCGTCGGTCGAAGGGCTGATGCGCAACCGCTACGTGGGCCGGACGTTCATCGAGGGGACGGCCGACCGCGCCGCCAAGGCGCGCCTCAAGTACACCCCCCTGCCCGAGGTTCTGGCCGGCAAGCGGGTGCTCCTGGTCGAAGACAGCATCGTCCGCTCGACCACGATGCGGGCGCTCGTCCACGAGATCCGCGACCGCGGCGGCGCTCGCGAGATCCATCTTCGCGTCGCCTGTCCGCCGATCATCGCGCCGTGCTATTACGGCATCGATATGTCCAAGCGCGACGAGCTGTTCGCCGCCAAGTACGCCGAGTTCGACGGCGAGCGCTACGTCGTCTCGGAAGAGGCCCAGGACCGCATGGCCAAGGAGCTGGGCGCCGACAGCCTCCGCTACCTGCCGGTCGATTCCATCGCCCGGTCGGTCAGCCTCTCCCCCGAACGCCTCTGCCGGGCCTGCATCACCGGCGAGTATCCGACCGACACCGGCACCGAGCTGTACCAGATCGAGCTCGCCGCGAGCCTCGGCGTCGGCCCTTCCAAGAACCGCGCCTACGAGACCGTCGCCGGGCCGGCCTGA
- the trmB gene encoding tRNA (guanosine(46)-N7)-methyltransferase TrmB → MTRPRADLDVSSVLLEPERFPPDAPLSWPDLFGDGRPILVEVGSGKGLFLVNAGLQRPEFGCFGIELAKKYARLAAERAVKSGVTNVRMWPADAGALLARRIPEASVREVHVYFPDPWWKKRHKKRRVFNQTLVASILRVLEPNGELHVATDVEEYHGVIRELLAGEPRFAEIDPPPLNDPEHDHDYLTNFERKYRIEGRPVYRSSYRLTATP, encoded by the coding sequence ATGACACGCCCCCGCGCCGATCTCGACGTCTCCTCAGTCCTCCTCGAACCCGAGCGGTTCCCGCCCGACGCGCCGCTGAGCTGGCCCGACCTGTTCGGCGACGGTCGCCCGATCCTCGTCGAAGTCGGCTCGGGCAAGGGCCTGTTCCTTGTCAACGCCGGTTTGCAGCGCCCGGAGTTCGGCTGCTTCGGGATCGAGCTGGCGAAGAAGTACGCTCGACTCGCCGCCGAACGCGCGGTCAAATCCGGTGTGACCAACGTCCGGATGTGGCCCGCCGACGCCGGCGCCTTGCTCGCCCGACGCATCCCCGAGGCGAGCGTCCGCGAGGTCCACGTCTACTTCCCCGACCCGTGGTGGAAGAAGCGGCACAAGAAGCGCCGGGTGTTCAATCAGACGCTCGTCGCGAGCATCCTCCGCGTCCTCGAACCGAACGGCGAGCTGCACGTCGCCACCGACGTCGAGGAATATCACGGCGTCATTCGCGAGCTGCTCGCCGGCGAGCCCCGATTCGCCGAGATCGACCCGCCGCCGCTCAACGACCCCGAGCACGACCACGACTACCTGACGAACTTCGAACGGAAATACCGCATCGAAGGCCGCCCCGTCTATCGATCGAGCTATCGGCTGACGGCGACGCCCTGA
- a CDS encoding 3-hydroxyacyl-ACP dehydratase FabZ family protein — protein MPPATLVDPASIDTSHVLLNREQIRRLNPQRFEMEQLTAIVSIDEKHKLIVGYKDVLPDEFWVRGHMPDYPLLPGVLMCEAAAQLASCYCVHTKLVQDGFVGFGGMEDVRFRGQVRPGDRLLLIGKARRLHRRQTIFDVQGFVEGNMVFHGQMIGVTLSSQNESPS, from the coding sequence ATGCCGCCAGCGACCCTGGTCGACCCCGCATCCATCGACACGTCGCACGTCCTGCTCAATCGGGAACAGATCCGCCGATTGAACCCCCAGCGCTTCGAGATGGAACAACTTACGGCAATCGTCTCGATCGATGAGAAGCACAAGCTGATCGTCGGCTACAAGGACGTTCTGCCGGACGAGTTCTGGGTGCGCGGCCACATGCCCGACTACCCGCTCTTGCCTGGCGTCCTGATGTGCGAGGCCGCCGCGCAGCTCGCGAGCTGCTACTGCGTCCACACCAAGCTGGTGCAGGACGGCTTCGTGGGATTCGGCGGCATGGAAGACGTGCGCTTCCGTGGCCAGGTGCGGCCCGGCGATCGACTCTTGCTGATCGGCAAGGCGAGGCGGCTGCATCGCCGCCAGACCATCTTCGACGTCCAGGGTTTCGTCGAAGGCAACATGGTCTTCCATGGCCAGATGATCGGCGTCACCCTGTCCAGCCAAAACGAAAGCCCGAGCTGA
- a CDS encoding sugar phosphate isomerase/epimerase family protein, producing MARRVLGTMIVYGFPKARLDDELDLAEWIGASVLEILPLWNTLPDPSLLQAKVAGRGLAIHSAHGCWGGESIRAGRVDLGSLDPSTHRDSVDDLKRCVDWLETAGGAKLVVHPGGLSDSTDRDARGDALARGLLAVADHAEGTGVVVCVENMPPGVFPGSRTEDLARILHDLDHPRLALAIDTGHAHITTNAATETLAARGLLATTHVHDNDGRQDSHQPPGLGSIDWPAWFQSLDAIDYQGPIILECIRKIREDRSRYRPEILNPFVDRRAAPRS from the coding sequence GTGGCCAGGCGCGTGCTCGGAACGATGATCGTTTACGGCTTTCCCAAGGCTCGCCTCGACGACGAGCTCGATCTGGCCGAATGGATCGGCGCATCCGTCCTCGAAATTCTGCCGCTCTGGAACACCCTCCCCGACCCGAGCCTGCTCCAGGCGAAGGTCGCCGGCCGGGGGCTGGCGATCCACAGCGCCCACGGCTGCTGGGGGGGCGAATCGATCCGCGCCGGTCGGGTCGACCTCGGTTCTCTCGATCCCTCGACGCACCGCGATTCGGTCGACGACCTGAAGCGTTGCGTCGATTGGCTCGAAACCGCCGGCGGCGCCAAGCTGGTCGTTCACCCCGGCGGCCTCTCGGACTCGACCGACCGCGACGCCCGCGGCGACGCCCTGGCTCGCGGCTTGCTGGCCGTCGCCGACCACGCGGAAGGGACCGGGGTCGTCGTCTGCGTCGAGAACATGCCTCCGGGAGTTTTCCCGGGGAGCCGGACGGAAGACCTCGCCCGCATCCTCCACGATCTGGATCATCCCCGGCTCGCGCTGGCGATCGACACGGGCCACGCCCATATCACCACCAACGCCGCCACCGAGACCCTCGCCGCTCGCGGCCTGTTGGCGACGACCCACGTCCACGACAACGATGGTCGGCAAGACTCGCACCAGCCCCCCGGCCTGGGCTCGATCGACTGGCCCGCCTGGTTTCAGAGCCTCGACGCGATCGACTACCAGGGGCCGATCATCCTTGAGTGCATCCGTAAGATTCGCGAGGACCGGTCGCGCTATCGTCCCGAGATCCTCAACCCGTTCGTCGACCGTCGCGCGGCTCCTCGATCCTGA